The following are encoded in a window of Peromyscus leucopus breed LL Stock chromosome X, UCI_PerLeu_2.1, whole genome shotgun sequence genomic DNA:
- the Psmd10 gene encoding 26S proteasome non-ATPase regulatory subunit 10, translated as MSGGSQPPAGWSPLHIAASAGRDEIVKALLVKGAQVNAVNQNGCTPLHYAASKNRHEIAVMLLEGGANPDAKDHYEATAMHRAAAKGNLKTVHVLLFYKASTNIQDTEGNTPLHLACDEERVEEAKLLVTRGASIYIENKEEKTPLQVAKGGLGLILKRLVES; from the exons ATGTCGGGTGGCTCCCAGCCTCCT GCAGGCTGGTCTCCTCTTCATATTGCTGCTTCTGCTGGCCGGGATGAGATTGTAAAAGCCCTCCTGGTAAAAGGTGCCCAAGTGAATGCTGTCAACCAAAATGGCTGCACACCCCTCCACTATGCTGCTTCGAAAAACAGGCATGAG ATTGCTGTCATGTTGCTAGAAGGTGGGGCTAATCCAGATGCGAAGGACCATTATGAGGCTACAGCAATGCACCGGGCAGCAGCCAAGGGTAACTTGAAGACGGTTCATGTCCTTCTGTTCTACAAAGCATCCACAAACATCCAAGACACTGAGGGTAACACTCCTCT ACACTTAGCCTGTGACGAGGAGAGAGTGGAAGAAGCAAAATTACTGGTGACCCGAGGAGCAAGTATTTACAttgagaataaagaagaaaagacaccCCTGCAAGTGGCCAAGGGTGGCCTGGGTTTAATACTCAAGAGACTTGTAGAAAGTTAA